A stretch of the Ensifer sp. PDNC004 genome encodes the following:
- a CDS encoding MarR family winged helix-turn-helix transcriptional regulator, with the protein MTDTNSKNDEAMLALDSFLCFAVYSANHAFTRIYKPLLEELDLTYPQYLVMVLLWEKDDQTVGSLGERLFLESSTLTPMLKRLEAAGYIARVRDKADERQVRVQLTDMGKALRQKAVEVPRGLTEATKLGADDLERLRAEVSSLRDTLLK; encoded by the coding sequence ATGACTGACACCAACTCCAAGAACGACGAGGCGATGCTGGCGCTCGACAGCTTCCTCTGTTTTGCGGTCTATTCTGCAAACCACGCCTTCACGCGCATCTACAAGCCGCTGCTGGAGGAACTTGATCTCACCTACCCGCAATATCTGGTGATGGTGCTGTTGTGGGAGAAAGACGACCAGACGGTCGGCAGCCTCGGTGAACGGCTCTTCCTGGAATCGAGCACTTTGACGCCGATGCTGAAGCGCCTGGAGGCCGCCGGCTACATCGCCCGTGTGCGCGACAAGGCGGACGAGCGGCAGGTCCGGGTGCAATTGACCGACATGGGCAAGGCCTTGCGGCAAAAGGCAGTGGAAGTGCCGCGCGGTCTCACCGAAGCGACCAAGCTCGGCGCCGACGATCTCGAGCGACTGCGCGCAGAGGTCTCCTCACTCAGAGACACGCTGCTGAAATAG
- a CDS encoding alpha/beta fold hydrolase, protein MGSRIITRDGVEIYYKDWGPKDGPVVVLSHGWPLSSDSWEAQAFHLAANGFRVVTHDRRGHGRSSQPWDGNDMDHYADDLADLINALDLKGIFLAGFSTGGGEISRYIGRHGTSRVAKAGLISAVPPLMVKTDKNPGGRPKEVFDGLQAASLKDRSKLYRDIASGPFFGFNRPGAVASQGMIDSFWLQGMMAGHKNTYDSIVAFSQTDFTEDLKKFDVPTLIIHGDDDQIVPIDAAARASKTLVPHAELKVYAGAPHGITDTHKDQLNADLLAFAKA, encoded by the coding sequence ATGGGCAGCCGCATCATCACCCGCGATGGCGTCGAGATCTATTACAAGGACTGGGGTCCGAAGGATGGCCCGGTCGTCGTGCTCAGTCACGGTTGGCCACTGTCGTCGGACAGCTGGGAAGCGCAGGCCTTTCACCTTGCCGCCAACGGCTTCCGCGTCGTCACCCATGACCGCCGTGGCCATGGCCGCTCGTCGCAGCCCTGGGACGGCAACGACATGGATCACTATGCCGACGATCTCGCGGACCTGATCAACGCGCTCGATCTGAAGGGCATCTTCCTCGCCGGGTTTTCGACCGGCGGCGGCGAGATCAGCCGCTATATCGGCCGCCATGGTACGAGCCGGGTCGCCAAGGCCGGCCTGATTTCGGCGGTGCCGCCGCTGATGGTCAAGACCGACAAAAATCCTGGTGGTCGGCCGAAGGAGGTGTTTGACGGCCTGCAGGCGGCAAGTCTCAAGGATCGCTCGAAGCTCTACCGCGACATCGCGTCCGGTCCGTTCTTCGGCTTCAACCGGCCGGGGGCTGTCGCCTCTCAAGGCATGATCGACAGTTTCTGGCTGCAGGGCATGATGGCCGGCCACAAGAATACCTATGACTCGATCGTCGCCTTCTCGCAGACCGACTTTACCGAGGACCTGAAGAAGTTCGATGTGCCGACGCTGATCATCCATGGCGACGACGACCAGATCGTGCCGATCGATGCGGCGGCGAGAGCCTCGAAGACGCTGGTGCCGCATGCGGAGCTCAAGGTC